One Alligator mississippiensis isolate rAllMis1 chromosome 1, rAllMis1, whole genome shotgun sequence genomic window carries:
- the SHISA2 gene encoding protein shisa-2 homolog, with the protein MRSGRWWLVLAALGWLLPAGAAASGEYCHGWLDAQGAWRDGFQCPERFDGGDATICCGSCALRYCCSSAEARLDQGVCDNDRRQGGAEHGRPDKDGADGAAVPIYVPFLIVGSVFVAFIILGSLVAACCCRCLRPKQEPQQSRAPGGNRLMETIPMIPSASTSRGSSSRQSSTAASSSSSANSGARPPPTRSQTNCCLPEGTMNNVYVNMPTNFSVLNCQQATQIVPHQGQYLHPQYVGYAVQHDSMPLTPVPPFLDGLQSGYRQIQSPYPPTNSEQKMYPAVTV; encoded by the exons ATGCGGAGCGGGCGCTGGTGGCTGGTGCTGGCGGCGCTGGGCTGGCTGCTGCCGGCGGGGGCGGCGGCGAGCGGCGAGTACTGCCACGGCTGGCTGGACGCGCAGGGCGCCTGGCGGGACGGCTTCCAGTGCCCCGAGCGCTTCGACGGCGGCGACGCCACCATCTGCTGCGGCAGCTGCGCCCTGCGCTACTGCTGCTCCAGCGCCGAGGCCAGGCTGGACCAGGGCGTGTGCGACAACGACCGGCGGCAGGGCGGCGCCGAGCACGGCCGGCCCGACAAGGACGGCGCGGACGGCGCGGCAG TGCCCATCTATGTGCCGTTCCTCATAGTTGGATCTGTTTTTGTTGCCTTTATCATCTTGGGATCTCTAGTAGCagcttgctgctgcagatgcttgcGACCCAAGCAGGAACCACAACAGAGCCGAGCTCCTGGTGGTAACCGGCTGATGGAGACAATTCCCATGATCCCAAGTGCCAGCACCTCCCGTGGTTCCTCTTCTCGTCAGTCAAGTACTGCTGCCAGCTCCAGTTCCAGTGCCAATTCAGGTGCCAGGCCTCCCCCTACGAGGTCGCAGACCAACTGCTGTTTGCCAGAAGGGACCATGAATAATGTATATGTCAACATGCCCACTAATTTCTCAGTACTAAACTGTCAGCAGGCTACCCAGATTGTGCCGCACCAAGGGCAATACTTGCACCCACAGTATGTAGGTTATGCTGTTCAACATGACTCTATGCCTCTAACCCCAGTGCCACCTTTTCTGGATGGTCTACAAAGTGGATACAGGCAGATTCAATCTCCTTATCCTCCTACCAATAGCGAACAGAAGATGTACCCAGCAGTGACTGTGTAA